The Temnothorax longispinosus isolate EJ_2023e chromosome 7, Tlon_JGU_v1, whole genome shotgun sequence genome contains a region encoding:
- the LOC139815795 gene encoding LOW QUALITY PROTEIN: uncharacterized protein (The sequence of the model RefSeq protein was modified relative to this genomic sequence to represent the inferred CDS: inserted 1 base in 1 codon) encodes MPSCVVTGCTSGYGSNPEHVHFFTIPKNPESEKLWKTAIRRTDSFVKSSRAVCEKHFRKEQIMWKRELLDPTGRVLGVTQYKIPRLIPGSVPSIFSWDEVIKSDQSNKVITTEPAETPPAKFQKLESSNEQIDVDADETVVSSVQIDKVSSVSFTEVYNVIRTGELKEAAANTSDARVPMRLAELSTGELSLPSRWIMQSMQSSKSEGSKLLIVFTLESVKIDEHFQTFISKAVTVTEDLSVEINVYGQPLNPINFDVPCRVTSIECLQDIIFTIDRLHICTGCNGSAVEQEMQRLHCRTVKKNFTGSWRHINCIGLLSNTTVCQFCRTAKKSIANILRRLNKSKSQKIQATTFTEKKMLWLKLQSKCRKALQAKRQSRKKVKTLKSELQDIRSQMARLTTSDLEKHVQDGNIPQNQLHTLSQIIDAAKRKNSKGRKYSEEWILLCMLMHMRSASGYEFLRSNEILPLPCVRTIRRYLSKIDSTCGFDPQFFEILKVALNKKEESLRHGILLLDEMSTRESVSVATKNLTYKGLIDFGSGEERSTNFTEKADHALVIMYQTLNDSYAQPIAVFASKGPVXDDVLAKLIIKAISLMEKIGAKIHGVVSDGASTNRKFWTVLGVNASKDNLRNYFEHPLVEGRKVYVFSNTPHLMKTIRNRLYNNKVLQTHFSEPVIKWEYIEKLHDVDIKSAGPGQALYCPKLSKNHFDLNNSLKMRVRLAVQVFSNSVAKGLRFYKGREPELQDCEPTANFCKWMNDMFDALNRTNPIDGVTPGNSDFEVIEESLKKLDAWEKQVREKKLSNDLFLTKPTAEGLRVTLKSMLDLITYLTEHCGFSYVLTGRINQDPLEVCMYTGHQAYKILV; translated from the exons ATGCCGAGCTGCGTTGTGACCGGCTGTACTTCGGGCTATGGCTCAAACCCAGAACACgtgcatttttttacaattccaAAAAATCCGGAAAGTGAAAAATTGTGGAAAACTGCAATTCGGCGAACCGATAGTTTTGTGAAATCCAGTAGAGCAGTGTGCGAGAAACATTTTCGAAAAGAACAGATTATGTGGAAGCGTGAACTTTTGGATCCTACTGGACGAGTCCTCGGCGTA ACACAGTATAAAATACCACGTCTAATACCAGGCAGTGTTCCCTCTATATTTTCATGGGACGAAGTGATAAAGAGTGACCAGAGTAACAAAGTGATTACGACTGAACCGGCTGAAACACCAcctgcaaaatttcaaaagcTGGAATCGAGCAATGAACAAATCGATGTCGACGCAGATGAAACTGTCGTTTCTTCAGTTCAAATCGATAAGGTTTCATCGGTTTCATTCACAGAAGTTTACAATGTTATCCGAACAGGAGAATTGAAAGAGGCTGCAGCAAATACAAGCGATGCCAGAGTTCCTATGCGATTGGCAGAACTCTCCACCGGAGAACTGTCTCTTCCATCAAGATGGATAATGCAGAGCATGCAGAGCAGTAAGAGCGAAGgctcaaaattattaattgtgtttACTCTTGAAAGTGTTAAAATTGACGAGCATTTCCaaacatttatatcgaaaGCAGTCACGGTAACAGAAGACTTGTCtgttgaaataaatgtatatggtCAACCCTTGAATCCGATAAATTTTGATGTGCCTTGTCGTGTAACAAGTATAGAATGCTTACaagatataatattcacaATTGATCGTCTTCACATATGCACTGGATGCAACGGATCTGCAGTAGAACAGGAAATGCAACGATTACACTGCcgcactgtaaaaaaaaattttaccggAAGCTGGCGTCACATTAATTGCATTGGGCTGCTTTCGAATACAACAGTATGTCAATTCTGTCGGACGGCAAAAAAAAGTATCGCAAATATATTGCGTAGACTAAATAAATCGAAATCCCAAAAAATCCAAGCAACGACtttcacagaaaaaaaaatgctgtGGTTGAAATTACAGAGCAAATGTCGGAAAGCACTACAAGCGAAACGTCAATCtcgtaaaaaagtaaaaacattaaaatcagAACTTCAAGACATTCGCTCACAAATGGCACGTCTCACTACGAGCGACCTCGAAAAGCATGTACAGGATGGTAATATACCTCAAAATCAACTGCATACATTAAGTCAGATCATTGATGCTGCCAAGCGTAAAAACTCTAAAGGCCGTAAATATTCGGAAGAATGGATTTTACTGTGCATGCTTATGCATATGCGATCAGCCTCGGGCTACGAGTTTCTACGATCAAACGAGATACTACCGCTACCTTGTGTGAGAACAATTCGAAG ATATCTATCAAAAATTGATAGTACCTGTGGGTTCGATCCTCAATTCTTTGAGATATTGAAAGTAGCGCTGAACAAAAAAGAGGAATCGTTGAGGCATGGAATTCTGTTACTGGATGAAATGTCGACACGAGAAAGCGTTAGCGTTGCTACGAAGAACCTAACGTACAAAGGATTAATTGATTTCGGCAGCGGTGAAGAACGATCCACGAACTTTACAGAAAAAGCTGATCACGCCCTAGTAATAATGTATCAGACGTTAAATGATTCATATGCTCAGCCAATAGCAGTATTTGCATCAAAAGGGCCCG AAGATGATGTGCTCGCAAAGCTCATAATCAAAGCAATTAGTCTCATGGAAAAAATAGGTGCCAAAATTCATGGAGTTGTTAGTGATGGCGCAAGCACGAACCGCAAATTTTGGACAGTACTCGGCGTCAATGCATCAAAAGATAATCTTCGCAATTACTTTGAGCATCCTTTAGTTGAAGGTCGAAAAGTATATGTTTTCTCCAACACTCCACACCTCATGAAGACCATTCGAAATCGTTTATATAACAACAAAGTTTTACAG ACTCATTTTTCAGAACCAGTTATAAAATGGGAATACATTGAAAAACTTCATGATGTAGATATCAAAAGTGCAGGCCCCGGACAAGCTCTGTATTGTCcgaaattatcaaaaaatcattttgaCCTCAACAATTCACTGAAAATGCGTGTTCGGTTAGCTGTTCAA GTTTTCAGTAACTCTGTTGCCAAAGGACTACGATTTTACAAGGGACGCGAACCAGAATTACAGGATTGTGAACCAACagcaaatttttgcaaatggATGAACGATATGTTTGACGCTCTTAATCGTACAAACCCAATTGACGGCGTGACACCAGGAAATTCGGACTTCGAG GTAATCGAAGAATCGTTAAAGAAGTTGGATGCTTGGGAAAAACAAGTACGAGAGAAAAAACTTTCCAATGATCTGTTTTTGACGAAACCAACCGCAGAAGGTCTTAGAGTCACATTAAAATCAATGTTAGATCTTATCACGTATCTTACAGAGCATTGTGGATTTTCGTATGTCTTAACTGGTCGAATAAATCAGGATCCGTTGGAGGTTTGTATGTACACAGGACATCaagcttacaaaattttagTATGA